In Deinococcus aestuarii, one genomic interval encodes:
- a CDS encoding deoxyguanosinetriphosphate triphosphohydrolase has translation MLTRADLEEREARTLAPYATLSARSRGREYPEPESATRTAFQKDRDRILHTTAFRRLEAKTQVFLNARGDHYRTRLTHTLEVQQVARSVALTLGLNETLAETVALAHDLGHPPFGHAGERVLHALMAEHGEEFDHNSQARRIVTRLEDRYPDFPGLNLTLDTLDGLNKHDRAGQGPPSLEAQLVDAADALAYTAHDLDDGLRSGLITPGQLAELPLWRDLLARVPTTSPDLTERDRRTLHRELLGWLITDLTGASEVAISASGVGSAEDARAHTGPDGGRLITYSDPMRALLRETGVFLREHLYRHWRVEMQVEQATRVLTTLFTAFLARPSMLPPQARARAEEDGLPRAVCDFIAGMTDRYATETYAAITPPPAAPNWSR, from the coding sequence ATGCTCACCCGCGCCGACCTGGAGGAGCGCGAGGCCCGGACGCTCGCGCCCTACGCCACCCTGAGCGCCCGGTCCCGCGGACGGGAGTACCCGGAGCCGGAAAGCGCGACCCGCACCGCCTTCCAGAAGGACCGCGACCGCATCCTGCACACGACGGCCTTTCGGCGGCTGGAGGCGAAGACGCAGGTGTTCCTCAACGCGCGGGGCGACCACTACCGCACCCGCCTGACGCACACGCTGGAGGTGCAGCAGGTCGCCCGCTCGGTGGCCCTGACGCTGGGGCTCAACGAGACGCTCGCCGAGACGGTGGCCCTCGCGCACGACCTCGGTCACCCCCCTTTCGGACACGCGGGGGAGCGGGTGTTGCACGCGCTGATGGCGGAGCACGGGGAGGAGTTCGACCACAACTCCCAGGCGCGGCGCATCGTGACCCGGCTGGAGGACCGTTACCCGGACTTCCCGGGGCTGAACCTGACGCTCGACACCCTCGACGGGTTGAACAAGCACGACCGCGCCGGACAGGGGCCGCCGAGCCTGGAGGCGCAGCTCGTGGACGCCGCCGACGCGCTGGCCTACACCGCGCACGACCTCGACGACGGGCTGCGCAGCGGGCTCATTACGCCGGGGCAACTCGCCGAACTGCCGCTGTGGCGGGACCTCCTGGCGCGGGTGCCCACGACTTCCCCGGACCTGACCGAGCGCGACCGCCGCACCCTCCACCGCGAACTGCTGGGCTGGTTGATCACGGACCTGACGGGGGCGAGCGAGGTTGCCATCAGCGCGAGCGGCGTCGGGAGCGCCGAGGACGCCCGCGCCCACACTGGCCCGGACGGCGGGCGGCTGATCACCTACAGCGACCCCATGCGCGCCCTGTTGCGCGAGACGGGCGTCTTCCTGCGCGAGCACCTGTACCGCCACTGGCGGGTGGAAATGCAGGTCGAGCAGGCGACCCGCGTGCTGACCACACTCTTCACCGCATTCCTGGCCCGGCCCTCCATGCTGCCGCCCCAGGCCCGCGCCCGGGCAGAGGAGGACGGCCTGCCCCGCGCCGTGTGCGACTTCATTGCCGGGATGACGGACCGGTACGCGACGGAGACGTACGCGGCGATCACGCCTCCCCCGGCGGCGCCGAACTGGTCGAGGTGA